A single region of the Ursus arctos isolate Adak ecotype North America unplaced genomic scaffold, UrsArc2.0 scaffold_10, whole genome shotgun sequence genome encodes:
- the TNFSF13B gene encoding tumor necrosis factor ligand superfamily member 13B has product MDGCTEGQRSRLSPCLQRGEEMKLKECVSILPLKESPSVPFSKDGTLLAVTLLLALMASCLSALSFYRVAALQAELGSLRAELREHQAERLPGPPQAGATAPRAAVREAPAVTSALKGIFAPPAAGEGNSSQSGRNKRALQGPEETVTQDCLQLIADSDTPTIRKGAYTFVPWLLSFKRGRALEEKENKILVKETGYFFIYGQVLYTDNTFAMGHLIQRKKVHVFGDELSLVTLFRCIQNMPETLPNNSCYSAGIAKLEEGDELQLAIPREDAKISRDGDGTFFGALKLL; this is encoded by the exons ATGGATGGCTGCACAGAAGGCCAGCGGTCACGCCTTTCTCCCTGCCTGCAGAGgggagaagaaatgaaactgAAGGAGTGTGTCTCCATCCTCCCCCTGAAGGAAAGCCCCTCTGTCCCATTCTCCAAAGATGGAACGCTGCTGGCCGTGACCCTGCTGCTGGCCCTGATGGCCAGCTGCCTCTCGGCGCTGTCTTTCTACAGGGTGGCCGCCCTTCAGGCCGAGCTGGGGAGCCTCCGGGCGGAGCTGCGGGAGCACCAGGCTGAGCGGCTGCCAGGCCCCCCCCAGGCCGGAGCCACGGCCCCCAGGGCAGCCGTGCGGGAGGCCCCAGCTGTCACCTCGGCTCTGAAA GGGATCTTTGCACCACCCGCTGCAGGAGAAGGCAACTCCAGCCAAAGCGGCAGGAACAAGCGTGCCCTTCAGGGTCCAGAAGAAACAG tcaCTCAAGACTGCTTGCAACTGATTGCAGACAGTGACACACCCACTATACGGAAAG GAGCTTACACGTTCGTTCCGTGGCTGCTGAGCTTTAAAAGGGGAAGAGcgctggaggagaaggagaataAGATACTGGTGAAAGAAACCGGTTACTTCTTTATATACGGTCAG GTTTTATACACCGATAACACCTTTGCCATGGGACACCTAATACAGAGGAAAAAAGTCCACGTCTTTGGGGACGAACTGAGTCTGGTGACTTTGTTCCGATGTATTCAAAATATGCCTGAAACACTACCCAATAATTCCTGTTATTCAGCTG GCATCGCGAAGCTGGAAGAAGGCGATGAGCTCCAGCTTGCAATCCCGCGTGAGGACGCTAAAATATCACGAGATGGGGACGGCACGTTTTTTGGTGCGTTGAAGCTTCTGTGA